The following are encoded together in the Zingiber officinale cultivar Zhangliang chromosome 8A, Zo_v1.1, whole genome shotgun sequence genome:
- the LOC122009736 gene encoding uncharacterized protein LOC122009736, producing MVDVDRRMSALGPAHSAGLRRLSVRAATAYATSTTTHRLGVLSLRPLAEVILSHLHAASVPLRPGLSEPELARLEADLAFCFPPDFRALLALALPSGPGFPDWRAPGPGHLLRLPRSAAALQVARGSLWPHSWGSRPADPARALRRARAALRRASLLIPLFGRCYLPCFPCLAGNPVFYVDDSCIFCCAIDIIDFFQCRSPFSPYPSCSSTLPSLEAARWIEFWSDAASDHRRRISSSSSSSTSCSYSSSPPPDPVRFVEIRTPRLPDWVGCYLDGIGSALRQGGWGESDVQEMVNVPVSSLFDAGDECVARANILVDPEAALDALLVKAGRCSDSLRQAGWSPKDVSDALGIEHPRRKGRRQRSTVEVPPAIALRVEELAQAVARS from the coding sequence ATGGTGGATGTCGACCGTCGGATGTCCGCCCTCGGCCCGGCCCACTCCGCCGGGCTTCGCCGTCTATCGGTCCGGGCCGCCACAGCTTACGCGACTTCCACGACGACGCACCGCCTCGGCGTCCTCTCCCTCCGCCCCCTCGCGGAGGTCATCCTCTCCCACCTTCACGCTGCCTCCGTCCCACTGCGCCCGGGACTCTCCGAGCCTGAGCTCGCCCGCCTCGAGGCCGACCTCGCCTTCTGCTTCCCCCCGGACTTCCGCGCCCTCCTCGCCCTCGCGCTCCCTTCCGGCCCCGGCTTCCCGGACTGGCGCGCCCCCGGTCCCGGTCACCTCCTCCGCCTGCCTCGCTCAGCCGCTGCTCTTCAGGTAGCCCGCGGCTCCTTATGGCCGCATTCGTGGGGTTCCCGCCCTGCCGACCCCGCCCGAGCCCTTCGTCGGGCCCGTGCCGCTCTGCGCCGCGCGTCGCTGCTGATACCACTCTTCGGTCGCTGCTACCTCCCTTGTTTTCCCTGTCTCGCCGGGAACCCTGTTTTCTACGTCGACGACTCCTGCATCTTCTGCTGCGCCATCGACATCATCGACTTCTTCCAGTGTCGTTCCCCCTTTTCTCCGTACCCGAGTTGCTCTTCCACTCTCCCCAGCCTCGAAGCTGCCCGATGGATCGAATTTTGGAGCGACGCCGCATCCGATCACCGGCGCCGCATCTCCTCTTCGTCGTCGTCCTCCACTTCCTGCTCTTATTCATCGTCGCCGCCTCCCGATCCGGTTCGCTTTGTGGAAATCCGAACTCCAAGGCTGCCAGACTGGGTCGGGTGCTACTTGGACGGCATCGGCTCCGCCTTAAGGCAGGGAGGGTGGGGCGAATCGGACGTCCAGGAGATGGTCAACGTACCCGTCTCCAGTCTCTTCGACGCCGGCGACGAGTGCGTCGCGAGAGCTAATATATTGGTCGATCCAGAGGCTGCGCTTGACGCACTGCTCGTGAAAGCGGGGCGGTGCTCAGATTCACTCCGGCAGGCGGGGTGGAGCCCCAAAGACGTCTCCGACGCGCTGGGCATCGAGCACCCCCGGCGAAAGGGGAGAAGGCAACGGTCGACGGTGGAGGTACCGCCTGCAATCGCGCTCAGGGTGGAGGAGCTGGCACAGGCGGTGGCCCGATCGTAA